A window of the Catenulispora sp. GP43 genome harbors these coding sequences:
- the glmU gene encoding bifunctional UDP-N-acetylglucosamine diphosphorylase/glucosamine-1-phosphate N-acetyltransferase GlmU: MTDQHAPTVVILAAGEGKRMKSATPKVLHELCGRTMLGHVVAAAQELAPRRLAVVVGKGRDLVAPHVEAIAPEARIVVQEPQNGTGQAARLAMEALTAGGEDVEGTVLVLLGDGAMVTGDTLRDLIAAHEKAGNAVTDLTAVVPDPTGLGRILREPDGTAEGRVLGIVEEKDCDPTQATIREINSGIFAFDGKVLRDALSRLTTDNAQGEELLTDVLAIAVGDGLPVGAVVAADYHEVLAANDRAQLADLRRLMNQRITRRWMVEGVTIVDPATTWIDVRATLEPDVTVRPNTQLEGATRIAAGADVGPNCTLKDTVVGERARVTNATTDGAEIGPEASVGPYTYLRPGTKLGRKSKAGGFVEMKKSTIGEGTKVPHLAYIGDATIGEGCNIGAGVITANYDGYDKFPTRIGDHAFVGTNTTLIAPAEVADGAYIAAGSAVNMPVGPGELAVARGRQRNIAGYVARKRPDSVAAQAAERAIERAARTVQTAVETNPTGDEPEGQGDAV; the protein is encoded by the coding sequence ATGACCGACCAGCACGCGCCGACCGTCGTCATCCTGGCCGCCGGCGAGGGCAAGCGGATGAAATCCGCGACGCCGAAGGTGCTGCACGAGCTGTGCGGGCGCACCATGCTCGGCCACGTGGTGGCCGCGGCGCAGGAGCTGGCCCCGCGCCGGCTCGCGGTGGTCGTGGGCAAGGGCCGGGACCTGGTCGCCCCGCACGTCGAGGCGATCGCGCCGGAGGCCCGGATCGTCGTGCAGGAGCCGCAGAACGGCACCGGGCAGGCCGCGCGGCTGGCCATGGAGGCGCTGACCGCCGGCGGCGAGGACGTCGAGGGCACGGTCCTGGTGCTGCTCGGCGACGGTGCCATGGTCACCGGGGACACGCTGCGCGATCTCATCGCCGCGCACGAGAAGGCCGGCAACGCCGTGACCGACCTGACCGCCGTCGTGCCGGACCCGACGGGCCTGGGCCGGATCCTGCGCGAGCCGGACGGCACGGCCGAGGGCCGGGTCCTGGGCATCGTCGAGGAGAAGGACTGCGACCCGACGCAGGCCACCATCCGCGAGATCAACTCCGGGATCTTCGCCTTCGACGGCAAGGTCCTGCGCGACGCGCTCAGCCGCCTGACCACGGACAACGCCCAGGGCGAGGAGCTGCTCACCGACGTGCTGGCGATCGCGGTCGGCGACGGCCTGCCGGTCGGCGCCGTGGTCGCCGCCGACTACCACGAGGTGCTGGCCGCCAACGACCGCGCGCAGCTGGCCGACCTGCGGCGGCTGATGAACCAGCGGATCACCCGGCGCTGGATGGTCGAGGGCGTCACCATCGTGGACCCGGCGACCACCTGGATCGACGTGCGCGCGACCCTGGAGCCGGACGTTACCGTCCGCCCCAACACCCAGCTCGAGGGCGCGACCCGGATCGCCGCCGGGGCCGACGTCGGCCCGAACTGCACGCTGAAGGACACCGTCGTCGGCGAGCGCGCGCGGGTCACCAACGCCACCACCGACGGCGCCGAGATCGGCCCGGAGGCCTCCGTCGGGCCGTACACCTACCTGCGCCCGGGCACCAAGCTCGGCCGCAAGTCGAAGGCCGGCGGCTTCGTGGAGATGAAGAAGTCGACGATCGGCGAGGGCACGAAGGTCCCGCACCTGGCCTACATCGGCGACGCCACGATCGGCGAGGGCTGCAACATCGGCGCCGGCGTCATCACCGCCAACTACGACGGCTACGACAAGTTCCCCACGCGCATCGGCGACCACGCCTTCGTCGGCACCAACACCACGCTGATCGCCCCGGCCGAAGTCGCCGACGGCGCGTACATCGCCGCGGGTTCGGCGGTGAACATGCCGGTGGGTCCCGGGGAACTGGCGGTGGCGCGCGGGCGGCAGCGCAACATCGCCGGGTACGTCGCGCGCAAGCGCCCGGACTCGGTGGCGGCGCAGGCCGCGGAGCGTGCGATCGAGCGGGCGGCGCGGACCGTGCAGACAGCCGTTGAGACCAATCCCACAGGCGACGAGCCCGAAGGGCAGGGGGACGCGGTCTGA
- a CDS encoding 50S ribosomal protein L25/general stress protein Ctc: MAEIRISAEDRTEFGKGFARRARAVGKIPGVVYGHGESVRHVLLPGHDLMIALRTPNVLLNLEFGDGKSQLALPKDVQKDPVKRTLEHVDLLLVRRGEKVTVDIPITVTGEVVTGAVLDHSLNNLTVTAEATHIPTGIEVDVDRKEEGFQLFVRDLPLPAGSELVTDGDQLVLQVVVTRAEVSEEAAEGEGAAEGEAGEAASEEAAAE, encoded by the coding sequence ATGGCTGAGATCCGTATAAGCGCAGAGGACCGCACCGAGTTCGGCAAGGGCTTCGCCCGCCGTGCCCGCGCTGTCGGCAAGATCCCGGGTGTCGTGTACGGCCACGGCGAGTCCGTGCGGCACGTGCTCCTGCCGGGTCACGACCTCATGATCGCGCTGCGGACCCCCAACGTGCTGCTGAACCTGGAGTTCGGCGACGGCAAGAGCCAGCTGGCGCTGCCCAAGGACGTGCAGAAGGACCCGGTCAAGCGGACCCTGGAGCACGTGGACCTGCTGCTGGTGCGCCGCGGCGAGAAGGTCACCGTCGACATCCCGATCACCGTCACCGGCGAGGTCGTCACCGGCGCGGTCCTGGACCACTCGCTGAACAACCTGACCGTGACCGCCGAGGCCACGCACATCCCGACCGGCATCGAGGTCGACGTGGACCGCAAGGAGGAGGGCTTCCAGCTCTTCGTCCGCGACCTCCCGCTGCCCGCCGGCTCCGAGCTGGTCACCGACGGCGACCAGCTGGTGCTGCAGGTCGTCGTGACCCGCGCCGAGGTGTCCGAGGAGGCCGCCGAGGGTGAGGGCGCCGCCGAGGGCGAGGCCGGCGAGGCCGCGTCCGAGGAGGCGGCTGCGGAGTAA
- the pth gene encoding aminoacyl-tRNA hydrolase has protein sequence MTTSEARDQLWLIAGLGNPGPGYAGNRHNAGFMVVDLLASRVGGKFKSHKARADVVEGRLGIGGPRVVLAKPKTFMNLSGGPVKALRDFYKIEPAQIVVVHDELDVDYGALRLKLGGGDNGHNGLRSITSALGTKDYLRVRFGVGRPPGRQDPADFVLKDFSSTEKKDLDYHVDRAADAAEDLIRRGLVDAQNLYHAA, from the coding sequence ATGACCACTTCCGAGGCCCGCGATCAGCTCTGGTTGATCGCGGGCCTCGGCAATCCCGGGCCCGGCTACGCCGGCAACCGGCACAACGCCGGCTTCATGGTGGTGGACCTGCTCGCCTCGCGCGTCGGCGGCAAGTTCAAGTCCCACAAGGCCCGTGCGGACGTCGTGGAGGGCCGCCTCGGGATCGGCGGGCCGCGGGTGGTGCTGGCCAAGCCGAAGACCTTCATGAACCTGTCCGGCGGCCCGGTGAAGGCGCTGCGGGACTTCTACAAGATCGAGCCGGCGCAGATCGTCGTCGTGCACGACGAACTCGACGTCGACTACGGCGCGCTGCGCCTGAAGCTCGGCGGGGGCGACAACGGCCACAACGGCCTGCGCTCCATCACCTCGGCCCTAGGGACCAAGGACTATCTCCGGGTGCGCTTCGGCGTGGGGCGCCCGCCGGGACGGCAGGATCCCGCGGACTTCGTCCTGAAGGACTTCTCCTCGACCGAGAAGAAGGACCTGGACTACCACGTGGACCGCGCCGCGGACGCCGCCGAGGACCTGATCCGGCGCGGCCTGGTCGACGCGCAGAACCTCTACCACGCGGCCTGA
- a CDS encoding acyl-CoA desaturase, whose translation MTATSVPQQQPAAPAPIRGTLGGETQTFKERLALSLVIGVPFAALVAAVPVVWGWGLTWTDLIIAVVMYAISGHGITVGFHRLFTHSSFKAKKALRVVLAIAGSLAVQGPVIRWVADHRKHHRYSDRDGDPHSPWRYGETVPALMKGLWHAHIGWLYNAEQTNQQQYAPDLLKDRAIVRVSRAFPILVLVSLLLPAALGGLITWSWQGILTAFFWGSLVRIALLHHTTWSINSICHAVGERPFRSRDRSGNVWWLAVLSMGESWHNLHHSDPTSARHGVLRGQIDSSARVIWLFEKFGWVRDVRWPSRERVSMKLGGEAAP comes from the coding sequence ATGACGGCAACGTCCGTACCCCAGCAGCAGCCGGCCGCACCGGCGCCCATCCGCGGCACCCTCGGCGGCGAGACCCAGACCTTCAAGGAGCGCCTCGCGCTGAGCCTGGTCATCGGGGTGCCGTTCGCGGCCCTGGTGGCCGCCGTCCCCGTGGTCTGGGGCTGGGGCCTGACGTGGACCGATCTGATCATCGCGGTGGTGATGTACGCGATCAGCGGGCACGGCATCACCGTCGGCTTCCACCGCCTGTTCACCCATTCTTCGTTCAAGGCGAAGAAAGCACTGCGCGTGGTCCTGGCCATCGCCGGCTCCCTGGCGGTCCAGGGCCCGGTGATCCGCTGGGTCGCCGACCACCGCAAGCACCACCGCTACAGCGACCGCGACGGCGACCCGCACTCGCCGTGGCGCTACGGCGAGACCGTCCCGGCCCTGATGAAGGGTCTGTGGCACGCGCACATCGGCTGGCTGTACAACGCCGAGCAGACCAACCAGCAGCAGTACGCCCCGGACCTGCTGAAGGACCGCGCGATCGTGCGGGTCTCCCGGGCCTTCCCGATCCTGGTGCTGGTCTCGCTCCTGCTGCCGGCGGCGCTCGGCGGCCTGATCACCTGGAGCTGGCAGGGGATACTGACCGCCTTCTTCTGGGGCTCGCTGGTCCGGATCGCCCTGCTGCACCACACGACCTGGTCGATCAACTCCATCTGCCACGCCGTCGGCGAGCGGCCGTTCCGCTCCCGCGACCGCTCCGGGAACGTCTGGTGGCTGGCGGTGCTCTCGATGGGCGAGTCCTGGCACAACCTGCACCACTCCGACCCGACCTCGGCCCGGCACGGCGTGCTGCGCGGGCAGATCGACTCCTCGGCCCGGGTCATCTGGCTGTTCGAGAAGTTCGGCTGGGTGCGCGACGTGCGGTGGCCGTCGCGGGAGCGGGTCTCCATGAAGCTTGGTGGGGAAGCGGCTCCTTAA
- a CDS encoding TetR family transcriptional regulator, producing MSGKERREQLIEIGRTLFAERGFDATSVEEIATKAGVSKPVVYEHFGGKEGLYAVVVDREMAKLLSMVTSGLTGEHARELLEQAAFALLDYIESSTDGFRILVRDSPVTTSTGNFASLISDIASQVEDLLGVHFMHRGYDPKLAPMYAQMLVGMVALTGQWWLDVRKPPKAEVAAHLVNLAWNGLSHLEGQPRLIVQEQAEAKVRRAARKTARAARVETK from the coding sequence ATGAGCGGCAAGGAACGGCGGGAACAGCTCATCGAGATCGGCCGGACCCTGTTCGCCGAACGCGGCTTCGACGCCACCTCGGTGGAGGAGATCGCGACCAAGGCCGGCGTGTCCAAGCCGGTGGTGTACGAGCACTTCGGCGGCAAGGAGGGGCTCTACGCGGTCGTGGTGGACCGGGAGATGGCCAAGCTGCTGTCCATGGTGACCTCCGGCCTGACCGGCGAGCACGCCCGCGAACTGCTCGAGCAGGCCGCCTTCGCGCTGCTGGACTACATCGAGTCCAGCACCGACGGCTTCCGCATCCTGGTCCGCGACTCCCCGGTCACCACCTCCACCGGCAACTTCGCCTCCCTGATCTCCGACATCGCCTCCCAGGTCGAGGACCTGCTCGGGGTGCACTTCATGCACCGCGGCTACGACCCCAAACTCGCCCCGATGTACGCCCAGATGCTGGTCGGCATGGTCGCCCTGACCGGGCAGTGGTGGCTCGACGTCCGCAAGCCGCCCAAGGCCGAGGTCGCCGCGCACCTGGTGAACCTGGCCTGGAACGGCCTGTCCCACCTGGAGGGGCAGCCGCGCCTGATCGTGCAGGAGCAGGCCGAGGCGAAGGTGCGGCGCGCGGCGCGCAAGACGGCGCGGGCCGCGCGGGTCGAGACGAAGTAG
- a CDS encoding ribose-phosphate diphosphokinase, whose amino-acid sequence MTGLKTTGEKKLMLFTGRAYPELAQEVAEELGVEIAPMKAHDFANGEIYTRFEESVRGSDAFVIQCHSAPINHSIMEQLIMVDALKRASAKRISVITPFYGYARQDKKHKGREPISARLMADFFATAGADRLMAVDLHTDQIQGYFDGPVDHLFALPILVDYIKGKYDASKLTVVSPDAGRVRTADRWTDRLNTPLAIVHKRRDPNIPNTVSVHEIVGDVKGRTCVLVDDMVDTAGTICAAAEALFENGAAEVIIAATHAVLSDPATDRLKNSRISEVIFTNTLPIPEEKRFDKMTVLSIAPMLARAIREVFEDGSVTSMFDDHNH is encoded by the coding sequence GTGACCGGCCTCAAGACCACCGGTGAGAAGAAGCTCATGCTCTTCACCGGACGTGCCTACCCCGAGCTGGCCCAGGAAGTCGCCGAAGAGCTGGGGGTCGAGATCGCCCCCATGAAGGCGCACGACTTCGCCAACGGCGAGATCTACACCCGATTCGAGGAGTCGGTGCGCGGCAGCGACGCCTTCGTGATCCAGTGCCACTCGGCCCCGATCAACCACTCCATCATGGAGCAGCTGATCATGGTGGACGCGCTGAAGCGGGCCTCCGCCAAGCGGATCAGCGTCATCACCCCGTTCTACGGCTACGCCCGCCAGGACAAGAAGCACAAGGGCCGCGAGCCGATCTCCGCGCGCCTGATGGCGGACTTCTTCGCCACCGCCGGCGCCGACCGGCTGATGGCGGTGGACCTGCACACCGACCAGATCCAGGGCTACTTCGACGGCCCGGTGGACCACCTGTTCGCGCTGCCGATCCTGGTGGACTACATCAAGGGCAAGTACGACGCCTCGAAGCTGACGGTGGTCTCCCCCGACGCCGGCCGGGTGCGTACCGCCGACCGCTGGACCGACCGCCTGAACACGCCGCTGGCGATCGTGCACAAGCGCCGCGACCCGAACATCCCGAACACGGTCTCGGTCCACGAGATCGTCGGCGACGTCAAGGGCCGCACCTGCGTGCTGGTCGACGACATGGTCGACACCGCCGGCACCATCTGCGCGGCCGCCGAGGCGCTGTTCGAGAACGGCGCGGCCGAGGTCATCATCGCCGCCACGCACGCGGTGCTGTCCGACCCGGCCACCGACCGGCTGAAGAACTCGCGGATCAGCGAGGTCATCTTCACGAACACGCTCCCCATCCCGGAGGAGAAGCGGTTCGACAAGATGACCGTGCTGTCGATCGCGCCGATGCTGGCGCGGGCGATCCGCGAGGTCTTCGAGGACGGTTCGGTCACGTCGATGTTCGACGACCACAACCACTGA